From one Erinaceus europaeus chromosome 4, mEriEur2.1, whole genome shotgun sequence genomic stretch:
- the LOC132538190 gene encoding basic proline-rich protein-like, whose product MGGGGGAVGTLAAGERGLFHLGALLETFLDPAARRPRALSPGPEARARQPAGPRGRPRRAPQLRLGPPRAAPPSRHGPGPGARRPPPATLRAPGAQLIPSRRGGGWRGRGPPRFPVRGRDASLFVSDPDDPLQPPSPCQGSLLGADMAESSSPPPSTTTAPATERSITEQPGPQSPPPSPPGPAEPLDEVDPDVPHPDLAPVAFFCLRQTTSPRNWCIKMVCNPYPLLLACLCVCGICSPWWIPTCMPTSGGLENWGKEDM is encoded by the exons atgggggggggtggtggagcaGTTGGGACACTGGCAGCTGGCGAAAGAGGTCTCTTCCACTTGGGAGCCCTCTTGGAAACCTTCCTGGA CCCCGCCGCGCGCAGACCCCGCGCCTTGAGCCCGGGGCCGGAGGCTCGAGCCCGGCAGCCCGCGGGTCCTCGGGGGCGACCCCGTCGCGCACCCCAACTCCGGCTCGGTCCGCCGCGCGCCGCGCCGCCCTCCCGCCATGGCCCGGGCCCCGGGGCCCGCCGCCCACCGCCCGCCACCCTTCGCGCCCCGGGGGCGCAGCTGATCCCCAGTCGGCGGGGGGGCGGCTGGCGGGGCCGGGGTCCCCCTCGATTTCCAGTCCGGGGGAGGGACGCGTCGCTCTTCGTCTCCGACCCAGACGACCCCCTGCAGCCGCCAAGTCCATGCCAAg GTTCCCTGCTGGGTGCAGACATGGCTGAGAGCTCCTCACCGCCCCCCTCGACTACCACAGCCCCGGCCACTGAGCGGAGCATCACAGAGCAGCCGGGGCCTCAGAGCCCCCCTCCCTCACCTCCAGGCCCCGCGGAGCCCCTGGATGAAGTGGACCCTGATGTTCCCCACCCAGACTTGGCGCCCGTTGCCTTCTTCTGCCTGCGACAGACCACCAGCCCTCGGAACTGGTGCATCAAGATGGTGTGCAACCCATATCCTTTGCTCCTGgcttgcctgtgtgtgtgtggcatctgttctccctggtggatccccacctgcatgcccACTTCTGGGGGGTTGGAGAACTGG GGTAAGGAGGACATGTAA